CGCGACGACACCTGGCTCGACGCCATGGTCAGCCGCTCGGTGGAGCGTTCCTCGGCACCGGCCTTCCGCGCCTACCTGGACTCATGGGCGCGGGTCGACTTCCACGAGCGGGTGAAGGACAACCCGGCCCCGGTACTCCTCCTCGCCGGTGCGGACGACCCGGCCCTGGGAGCCGAGGCCATGCGCAGCACCTGGATGCAGTGGTATCCGAACGCCCAGCTGGAGGTGCTCCCGGACACGGGGCACTACGCACCGGAGGAGTCCCCGGAGGCCGTCGCCGTGGCCGTCGAGCGGTACCTCGGGCGCTGAGGCTTCAGGACCGGGCTGCCGGGGCGGCGCCGACCGTACTCCGTCGCCCCGGCAGTGAGGCACTCTCCAGCCAAACCGTCGCTGCCGGAAGATCCCTGGTCAGAACCTGCTCGCGGGCGCTCGAACCGGAGTACGGTGGAGCAACCGGGAGTATTTCGCACACCCGCTCCGCTGCGGACGTCGTTTCCGGCGATCACTGCACCGGGCCGTTCGCGAACGGCCCGGGGACGGGTCCGTGACATGACTACGACCCTTGGCCGCGCCGAGTCCCCCGTGCACGCTCCCGTCGTTCCGGCACGCCTGTCCCTCACGCCGAAGACCGCTCTCGCGGGCCAGCTGGACGGTGCCTGGTGGCCCCGTTCGCGTGACCTCGAAACCGAGCTCCCCGCGCTGGCCGCCGCCCTCGAAGCGCCCTGGGGGCGCATCACCCGCGTCACCGTGAACCCCACCCGCTGGCCCGTCGTCCCGCACGCGGTTCCCGTGAGCGGGCAGGTGCTGCACGTGGGCTGGTTCACCGAACAGGACCCCCACAAGCTGATCCTGCTCTCCTACTCCGTCGGCCGCTGGGACCTCCTCGTCGTCCCTCCCGAGACCGGTCCCGCCGCAGCGGCCCGGCTGATGGCCGCCGCCGCGATCCCCGGCAGCGTTCTCACCGCGAGCGTCCTGATGGCCAACGAAGCCGCCATCGGGCGCGGCATCCGCGACGCCCAGCGCCAGGAATCCGGCTGGGAGAGCGAAGGCGGGGCCTGCATGTCCCCCTTCGGGAATCCGATCGACCGGGGCACCCTCCCGCTGCCCGGGAACGGCTGGAGGTGAGTTCCGTGGAGACCATCGTCCTCATCGCGGTGATGATCCTCGTGACCGTCATCGGAATGCGCCTGATCCACCGGCTCAACGCGCAGCACGACGCGCGGATCGCGGCCCACCACTTCAGCGAGCCCCTGCCGAGACCTCCCGGTCTGTCGGCCGGCACCAGTCGTCGAGCCCACCGCACGGATGCCGACCGGTGAGGAACGTGCGTTCCTCCTGACCGGGGCCGTCGGGCGGGCGCCCCGCGCCCACCCGCCGAATCCTCCGCCCACTACGAAGGGAACCCGCCCACGTGAAGTACATCGAGACCCAGACACTGCCGTCGCTCGGAACCGCCGAGGTCCGCATCATCGCGCACACGCCCGAGGCCGCCCGAGCAGTCGCGGAAGCCCTCCGTGACTGCTTCGCCGGCGCCGAGCAGCGCAGCTACCCCGGTCTCGACGGCGACACCCGCCTCCACCTCACCGTGGACACCGCGACACCCGGCGCCCCCGCCCGCACCTGGCTGGCCACCAGCAGAACCCCCGTCGGTACCGGAGCCCACTCCGACGAGACCTGAGAACCCCGGCCCAGGCCCCGGCCCCGAAGCCCACCCCGCACACGAGATACGAGACGGTCAGGGCTCTCGGGGGCTGCTCAGCAGGGCTTCGAAGCCCGCCGTCAGGTCCTTCTTCAGGTCGTCCAGGCTCTCGAAGCCGACGTGGACCCGGACCAGGGGCCCGCGTCCCGCCCACGTGCCCGGCAGGCGGTGGGAGACCGGGTCGGCCGGCACGATCAGGCTCTCGTAGCCGCCGTAGCTGTGGCCGAGGCCGAAGACCCGCAGTCGGCCGAGCATCGCGTCGACGGCCGGTTTGCCGAAGCCCGGCTCCAGTTCCACCCCGAAGAGCCCCGCCGCGCCGGTGAAGTCGCGGCGCCACAGGTCGTGGCCGGGATCCCCGGGCAGCCCCGGGTTCAGGACGGCCACCACGCCCTCCTGGCCCGCGGTCCAGCGGGCCAGCTCCAGCCCCTGCTCCTGGTGCCGGCCCAGCCGTACACCCAGGGTGCGCAGCCCGCGCAGGCCCAGGTAGACGTCGTCGGCGCCCGCGCACTGGCCGAGCCGGATGGCCGCGCCCCGGATGACCGGGTAGCTCTCCTCGGTGCAGACGATCGCGCCGAGGAGGCTGTCCGCGTGCCCCGTCAGGTACTTGGTCGCGGAGTGCACCACCGCGTCCACACCCGCACCCAGCGCCAGCGGTCGGCAGAAGGCGGGCGTGGCCCAGGTGTTGTCCGCGATGGTGACCACCCCGCGGGCCCGGCAGACGGCGGTGACCGCCGGGATGTCCTGCACCTCGAAGGTGGTGGAGCCCGGGGACTCCAGGTAGAGCAGCCGGGTCCGCGGGCGGATCAGCGCCTCGATCGCGGCGCCGCCCGCGTCCGGAGGGTAGTACTCGGTCTCCACGCCCAGCGCGGCGAGCGAGTCGCAGAACTTCCGGGTCGGCAGGTAGACCGAGTCGCTGACGAGGATGTGGTCTCCGGCCCGGACGTACGCGAGGATCGCCGTGGTGATCGCCGAGAGTCCGGAGCAGGTCGCCACCGCCGCGTGGCCGCCCTCCAGTTCGGTCAGCGCCTCCTCGAAGGCGCGGCCGGTGGGGGTGCCGAAGCGCCCGTAGACCGGGGTGCCGCGCTTGAGCGGGTCCGCCTGGGAGGCGTCCATCTCGGCGACGTCCTGGTAGAGGGCGGTGGAGGCGCGGTACACGGGCGGGTTGACGTAGCCGCTCTGCCGGCGCGGATCGGACCCGGCGTGCACGAGCCGGGTCTCCCGCGAGGAAGAGGTGGAGGTGGAGGTGGAGGGATCGTTCACCGGGTCACCGCCGCTTCGGCCAGGGGCGGTTCGGGGACGGCGGGCCGTCGGCGGCCGCCCAGCAGCAGGGCGAGCAGCGCCGCGCCCGCACACTGCGCCGCCACCACCAGCCAGAACGTGCCCAGGTCGCCCGCAGCCTCGTAGTGGGCGAAGACGAACCCTCCGACGACGCCGGCGAGGAGTCCGCCGATGCCGGCGGTCAGCCGCTGGACGCCGAAGGCGAAGGCGGGGTTTCCCGGCACGCGGTCGACGAGTTCCAGGTCGCAGCGCAGGAAGAGGAAGATCTCGCCGAGGGTGAAGAGGGCGGTGCCGGCCAGCAGGGCCGGGGTGCTGCCGAGGGACATGGCTCCCATGCCCAGCGCCATCAGGGTGAACGAGCCGACCACCAGCAGGCGGTAGTCGGCGCGCGCGATGCGGTCGGCGAGGGCCGGCTGGAGCAGCACCACCATGGCGCAGTTGAGCAGCATGACCCAGCCCAGGACCTGGATGTGGGACACCCCGGCCGCGTACAGGCCCATGAAACTCTGGAAGAAGAAGTAGAGGTAGAAGGCGAGGGCGGTGAAGAGGACCGGGCGCAGCGCACCGCGCAGCGCCGCCCAGTTCCCGCTGACCGGTGCGGCCCCGGCCACCGCCACCGCCGGAGCCGGGTCCGGGGCCGCGATCGGCCGGGGCGCGACCGGCTTGAGGGCGGCCTGGTGGGCCGCGGTGATCAGGGCGAAGAGCCCGGCGAGGCCGATGAGCAGCAGCACGGGGTCGGCGTCGATCAGCAGTGCGGCGAGCAACGGCCCCAGCCCCATGCCCGCGTTGAGGGCGGCGCTGCTCACCCCGAGGAAGAGCGGGCGCAGTTCGTCGGAGACGCTGGTGACGATGTACGCCTTGTTCGCCGGGAGGTACAGCGCCGGACCGCCCGCGACGAGGACGACGGCCGGGTACGCGACCCAGGGCGCCTTGACCGCCAGCCCGAGCAGGACCAGGCCGGCCGTGCGCAGGGTGAGCGCGAGCACCATGGTCCGCTTGAGCCCGAGCCGGTCCACGACCGCGCCGCCCAGGATGCTCCCGCCGAACTGGATGAAGGTGGCCACGGCCACCAGCACCCCGGCCACCCGGACGTCGAGGCCGACGGCCTCGACCATGAGCACGCCGATGAACGGGGTGACCATGTAGCTGCCGAAGGCGACGACGAAGGACAGGCCGATCAGGGCCTTGAGGCCGGCGGGCAGGCCGGTGAAGGTCCGCCACTTCGCGGTGAGCCCGCCGCCGCGGCGCCCCCCGGTCACGGTGAGCCGCTCTCGCCGGTGGCCTCGCCGAGAGCCTCGCCGCCCGTGGCCACCGGGCGGTCGGAAGGCAGGCCCCACTCGCTCCACGAGCCGTCGTACACGGCGAGGTCGCGGTAGCCGGCCAGGGTGGCCCCGAGCGCGAGGACGCAGGCGGTGACCCCGGAACCGCAGGAGAAGTACAGCCGCTCACGGCCCCCGGCCGCCGCCTCGAACTCCCGTCGCAGCTCGTCCGCGGGCCGCATCGCGCCGCCGTCCCGCTGGAGCTCC
This is a stretch of genomic DNA from Streptomyces sp. NBC_00536. It encodes these proteins:
- a CDS encoding DUF5994 family protein, which encodes MTTTLGRAESPVHAPVVPARLSLTPKTALAGQLDGAWWPRSRDLETELPALAAALEAPWGRITRVTVNPTRWPVVPHAVPVSGQVLHVGWFTEQDPHKLILLSYSVGRWDLLVVPPETGPAAAARLMAAAAIPGSVLTASVLMANEAAIGRGIRDAQRQESGWESEGGACMSPFGNPIDRGTLPLPGNGWR
- the metC gene encoding cystathionine beta-lyase; the encoded protein is MNDPSTSTSTSSSRETRLVHAGSDPRRQSGYVNPPVYRASTALYQDVAEMDASQADPLKRGTPVYGRFGTPTGRAFEEALTELEGGHAAVATCSGLSAITTAILAYVRAGDHILVSDSVYLPTRKFCDSLAALGVETEYYPPDAGGAAIEALIRPRTRLLYLESPGSTTFEVQDIPAVTAVCRARGVVTIADNTWATPAFCRPLALGAGVDAVVHSATKYLTGHADSLLGAIVCTEESYPVIRGAAIRLGQCAGADDVYLGLRGLRTLGVRLGRHQEQGLELARWTAGQEGVVAVLNPGLPGDPGHDLWRRDFTGAAGLFGVELEPGFGKPAVDAMLGRLRVFGLGHSYGGYESLIVPADPVSHRLPGTWAGRGPLVRVHVGFESLDDLKKDLTAGFEALLSSPREP
- a CDS encoding MFS transporter, giving the protein MTGGRRGGGLTAKWRTFTGLPAGLKALIGLSFVVAFGSYMVTPFIGVLMVEAVGLDVRVAGVLVAVATFIQFGGSILGGAVVDRLGLKRTMVLALTLRTAGLVLLGLAVKAPWVAYPAVVLVAGGPALYLPANKAYIVTSVSDELRPLFLGVSSAALNAGMGLGPLLAALLIDADPVLLLIGLAGLFALITAAHQAALKPVAPRPIAAPDPAPAVAVAGAAPVSGNWAALRGALRPVLFTALAFYLYFFFQSFMGLYAAGVSHIQVLGWVMLLNCAMVVLLQPALADRIARADYRLLVVGSFTLMALGMGAMSLGSTPALLAGTALFTLGEIFLFLRCDLELVDRVPGNPAFAFGVQRLTAGIGGLLAGVVGGFVFAHYEAAGDLGTFWLVVAAQCAGAALLALLLGGRRRPAVPEPPLAEAAVTR